From Campylobacter pinnipediorum subsp. caledonicus:
GCTAGGGATTTTTTATCCTTATAAAAAATAGTATCATTGGCCAAGATAGCACCACTATCAGGGGTTTCAAAACCAGCCAAAAGCCTTAGTATAGTTGTCTTGCCGCTTCCGCTTTTACCATAGATGGCTACAAACTCACCATCTTTTATACTAAGCTTTGCATCTAATAAAAACTTTCCATTAGCACTATTTAGAGTTTTTTGAACATTTATATCTATCATAAAATTTCACTTATATAAATTGATGTTGATTTTATATAGGCAAATACCATATCGTTAAGCTTTAAACTTAGACTTTTTGCTGATTCTGATGTGATGATACTTTCAAACTCAATGTCTTTGTATCTAAGCAAAATAACGGATAAAATTTTTCCTATTTGTATATCTATTATCTTACAATATATCTCATTTTTAATAGAAAAATTTTCAATCTTATTTTTAGATATAGATACATTTGAACTTTTAAAACCAAGCTTAACCTTATCTTTTGGCTTTAAGTTCACATTATCAAGTGATAGCATGGACAAAACTAAAACTTCATCTATACTAAATTTAACCAAGCTAACATCATCAAATGTTATTATTTTTTCAACTATAGCTTTTATCATTTAGGTGTTATATATCCGAATTTATTAAAAATATCTTTTGCATTATCGCTTAAAATAAAGTCATAAAAAGCCTTTGCTTCTTTGTTATTTTCAGCCCTTTTTAGCAAAACCATACCTTGGTCTATAGGCTTATATAGATTTTTATCAACAA
This genomic window contains:
- a CDS encoding TOBE domain-containing protein, translated to MIKAIVEKIITFDDVSLVKFSIDEVLVLSMLSLDNVNLKPKDKVKLGFKSSNVSISKNKIENFSIKNEIYCKIIDIQIGKILSVILLRYKDIEFESIITSESAKSLSLKLNDMVFAYIKSTSIYISEIL